One part of the Synergistaceae bacterium genome encodes these proteins:
- the moaC gene encoding cyclic pyranopterin monophosphate synthase MoaC, protein MDFTHFNDSGRAKMVNVGDKDITRRKATASGKIHVNAETFRLIQTGGMKKGDVLTVAQIAGIMGAKRTPDLIPMCHTLNLNGADISFTLDEESLTVNVTAEISCSGRTGVEMEALTAVSVALLTVYDMCKAVQKDMTITDIKLLTKSGGVHGDYEACSSNNDKR, encoded by the coding sequence ATGGACTTCACGCACTTCAACGACAGCGGGCGCGCGAAAATGGTAAACGTAGGCGACAAGGACATAACCCGGCGCAAGGCTACAGCGTCAGGAAAAATTCACGTAAATGCCGAGACATTCAGGCTGATTCAGACGGGCGGAATGAAGAAGGGCGATGTTCTGACAGTGGCGCAGATAGCGGGGATAATGGGCGCGAAAAGGACTCCCGACTTAATCCCGATGTGCCACACGTTAAACCTTAACGGCGCGGATATATCGTTCACACTTGACGAGGAGAGTCTGACGGTGAATGTTACGGCTGAAATTTCCTGCTCAGGGCGGACTGGAGTCGAGATGGAAGCATTAACGGCGGTAAGTGTCGCATTGTTGACGGTGTACGACATGTGCAAGGCTGTGCAAAAGGATATGACGATAACGGACATAAAATTACTCACAAAGAGCGGAGGCGTTCACGGAGATTATGAAGCGTGCAGCAGTAATAACGATAAGCGATAA
- the modB gene encoding molybdate ABC transporter permease subunit, which produces MDFYPLYNSLRVAVVSCVIVFFTGIIAAWYVSKLPAMFRGVVDVILTLPLVLPPTVTGYFLLRLLGPRRVIGAWVMAHFGVRLSMSWHSAIFASVVVSFPLMYRTSRGAFEAVSKNIIHSAKILGLSESFTFWRIVVPCSRKGITAGAVLSFARALGEYGATSMIAGYIPGKTATISTTVYHLWRTGNDELAVKWVLVNIAISFAVLLALNVIERGKS; this is translated from the coding sequence GAGTCGCTGTTGTCTCGTGCGTGATTGTGTTCTTCACGGGGATAATTGCGGCTTGGTATGTGTCAAAACTTCCGGCCATGTTTCGCGGAGTCGTTGATGTGATTCTGACTCTGCCTCTTGTGCTTCCTCCGACTGTTACGGGATATTTCCTGCTGAGACTCTTAGGGCCGAGGCGTGTTATTGGAGCGTGGGTTATGGCTCATTTCGGCGTGAGGCTGTCTATGTCGTGGCACTCGGCTATATTCGCGTCAGTTGTCGTTTCGTTCCCGTTAATGTACAGAACATCGCGCGGGGCATTCGAGGCCGTCAGCAAAAACATCATACACTCCGCAAAGATTCTCGGACTGTCTGAGTCGTTCACGTTCTGGCGGATTGTCGTACCGTGTAGCAGGAAAGGCATTACGGCAGGTGCTGTTCTGTCGTTCGCTCGTGCATTGGGCGAATACGGAGCTACGAGCATGATTGCGGGGTATATTCCCGGGAAGACCGCGACAATTTCAACGACTGTATATCATCTCTGGCGGACGGGAAATGATGAGCTTGCTGTGAAATGGGTACTCGTCAACATCGCAATATCATTCGCTGTCTTGCTTGCGCTGAATGTTATTGAGCGGGGGAAATCATGA
- the moaA gene encoding GTP 3',8-cyclase MoaA, with the protein MKDSYGREITYMRVSVTDLCNLRCRYCMPAEGVIKKNHDDIMSEEEIITVIEVASELGIRKIRFTGGEPLVKKNIISICRRTHEIPGINEICITTNGILLPKLAESLRSSGVERINISLDTLRPEKYSYITRGGNIADVLQGIESAMSAGFRVKINTVLIRGFNDDEISDMAGMTLERDIDIRFIELMPMVENFADGFISSQKIFDMLPDIEPLESDGVAKIYRLKNAKGRIGFISPISESFCDSCNRIRLTADGYLKPCLHSDTEIFIRHKTKHEIKSLITRAIMSKPKRHHLCENHITESLRAMNRIGG; encoded by the coding sequence ATGAAGGATTCTTACGGGCGCGAGATAACGTATATGCGGGTGTCTGTTACTGACCTGTGTAATTTGCGGTGCCGTTACTGTATGCCAGCTGAAGGTGTCATAAAGAAAAATCATGACGACATTATGAGCGAGGAAGAAATTATTACGGTGATTGAAGTTGCGTCTGAGCTTGGCATAAGAAAGATTCGTTTCACTGGCGGAGAACCGTTAGTGAAGAAAAATATTATCTCAATTTGCAGACGTACTCACGAAATCCCCGGCATTAACGAGATTTGCATTACGACAAACGGAATATTACTGCCGAAATTAGCTGAGAGTCTCAGATCGTCAGGCGTTGAACGAATCAATATCAGCCTCGACACATTGAGGCCGGAAAAATATTCGTACATCACACGCGGAGGGAATATCGCTGACGTTCTGCAGGGAATAGAGTCGGCAATGAGCGCGGGATTTCGGGTGAAAATTAACACGGTTCTGATTAGGGGCTTCAATGATGATGAAATTTCCGACATGGCCGGGATGACTCTTGAGCGTGATATAGATATTCGCTTCATTGAGCTGATGCCGATGGTTGAAAATTTTGCTGACGGATTCATTTCCTCACAGAAAATTTTTGACATGCTCCCGGATATTGAGCCTTTAGAGTCAGACGGGGTAGCGAAAATTTACAGACTCAAAAACGCAAAGGGCCGTATAGGATTCATAAGTCCGATTAGTGAGTCGTTCTGCGATTCGTGCAACAGGATTCGGCTGACTGCTGACGGGTATTTGAAGCCCTGCCTGCATTCTGACACAGAGATTTTCATACGGCACAAGACAAAGCACGAAATCAAATCCCTCATCACACGCGCAATAATGTCGAAACCGAAACGCCATCACCTTTGCGAAAATCACATCACAGAATCATTACGGGCAATGAACAGAATCGGAGGCTGA
- a CDS encoding molybdopterin-binding protein, whose protein sequence is MRKVKTENALGLELCHDVTAMRDGFKGAAFKRGHVITQDDIPELLRLGKKHVFIWESESGEIHEDDAALRLAEICRTEGTHFTGPSEGKIVMTADICGLFTVDTELLRAVNSVDDVTISTLPNHYPVSKNSRLASMRIIPLVTHESNIIMAENICREKKLISLLPYKPMKAGIIITGSEIYHGLICDKFEAVARRKLENYPCEILGVTLCDDDPGMLDSAITSYMTQNADIVIMSGGMSVDPDDLTPSAIAHTGAEIVSYGVPSQPGNMTMLAYLNDTAIIGVPGAAIMMPVTVFDVLLPQIFTGLKFTRDDLIRLADGGLCQLCAECRYPNCTFGRY, encoded by the coding sequence ATGAGGAAAGTTAAGACGGAAAACGCATTAGGACTCGAATTGTGCCACGATGTTACGGCCATGCGGGACGGATTCAAGGGTGCTGCATTCAAGCGCGGCCATGTCATAACGCAGGACGATATTCCCGAATTGCTGAGACTGGGAAAAAAGCACGTGTTCATATGGGAGTCAGAGTCAGGAGAAATTCACGAGGATGACGCAGCATTGAGACTCGCGGAAATTTGCAGGACGGAAGGGACTCACTTCACCGGGCCTTCTGAGGGGAAAATAGTAATGACGGCTGACATTTGCGGATTGTTCACGGTTGACACGGAATTATTGAGGGCGGTTAATTCTGTTGATGACGTTACAATCTCGACACTGCCGAATCATTACCCCGTCAGCAAAAATTCCCGTCTTGCGTCAATGCGAATCATTCCGCTTGTTACTCACGAGTCGAATATCATCATGGCCGAAAATATTTGCCGTGAGAAAAAATTAATTTCCCTTTTACCATACAAGCCAATGAAGGCCGGAATTATTATCACTGGCTCAGAAATTTATCACGGACTCATTTGCGACAAGTTCGAGGCCGTAGCGCGCAGGAAACTCGAAAATTATCCGTGCGAAATTTTGGGCGTTACTCTCTGCGATGATGACCCCGGAATGCTGGACTCCGCGATAACGTCATACATGACTCAGAACGCGGATATTGTCATCATGTCCGGCGGAATGTCCGTAGACCCTGACGACCTCACGCCCTCCGCAATCGCTCACACAGGCGCGGAAATCGTCTCATACGGAGTCCCCTCACAGCCCGGAAACATGACGATGTTAGCATACCTGAATGACACGGCGATAATCGGAGTCCCCGGCGCGGCAATAATGATGCCCGTAACAGTCTTTGATGTCTTACTGCCTCAGATTTTCACGGGGCTGAAATTCACGCGGGATGATTTGATTCGTCTTGCTGACGGCGGATTGTGCCAGCTATGCGCGGAATGCCGTTACCCTAATTGCACATTCGGACGGTATTAG
- a CDS encoding molybdopterin molybdotransferase MoeA, translated as MTYEEARNIVAENVIPVSSEKISLSESAGRVSAQDITAKINVPSFDRSPYDGFAFMAGDVPGKLRITQEIRAGDPPQMPLKHGESAKILTGAMIPEGADAVTKYEDTEFTDSEVTISRKFAGGENIIRAGEDVKAGNVIVRNGEIIDAGRAGLIASQGIAEIIAYRKPVIGIISTGNEIADIHSPLTDGKIYNTSRYTFETALTLAGFIPDFIGVACDDENEIARIMSEALSSCDVIIVTGGVSAGDYDRMPEALKILRAEILVRDVELKPGGKCIYAVKNGRLICCLSGNPASALTNYYAVALPALKKLSGLKDFMPVEIDIALADSFGKKSPITRIIRGTLKFADGKIFMRVPSEQGNGILRTMSGCNVMAVIPAGSGQIQAGEKLKGFLI; from the coding sequence TTGACTTACGAAGAAGCAAGAAATATTGTCGCTGAAAATGTTATCCCCGTATCATCGGAAAAAATATCATTGTCCGAATCAGCCGGGAGAGTCTCAGCGCAAGATATAACCGCAAAAATCAACGTGCCTTCATTCGACCGTTCACCCTATGACGGATTCGCATTCATGGCCGGGGACGTTCCCGGAAAATTACGAATCACGCAGGAGATCCGCGCAGGAGATCCGCCGCAAATGCCGCTGAAGCATGGCGAGTCCGCAAAGATTTTGACGGGCGCAATGATTCCTGAAGGTGCAGACGCTGTAACGAAATACGAGGACACAGAATTTACTGACAGCGAGGTTACAATCAGCCGGAAATTTGCGGGCGGTGAAAATATCATCAGGGCAGGCGAGGACGTTAAAGCCGGAAATGTCATCGTGAGGAACGGAGAAATTATTGACGCGGGCCGGGCAGGACTCATAGCGTCGCAGGGCATCGCAGAAATCATCGCCTACCGTAAGCCCGTAATCGGCATAATCTCAACAGGAAATGAAATCGCCGACATACATTCGCCATTAACAGACGGAAAAATCTACAACACAAGCCGTTATACATTTGAGACCGCATTAACGCTCGCAGGATTTATCCCGGATTTTATCGGCGTTGCATGTGATGATGAGAACGAAATCGCCCGAATAATGTCGGAGGCATTATCATCGTGTGATGTGATTATTGTTACGGGGGGAGTCTCAGCGGGGGATTATGACAGAATGCCGGAAGCGTTGAAAATTTTGCGCGCTGAAATTCTCGTGCGTGATGTCGAACTCAAGCCCGGCGGGAAATGTATATACGCCGTGAAAAATGGCAGGCTAATCTGCTGTTTGTCGGGCAATCCTGCTTCAGCACTCACAAATTATTACGCCGTCGCGCTTCCTGCCCTGAAAAAATTATCCGGCCTGAAAGATTTTATGCCAGTCGAAATTGATATAGCCCTCGCGGATTCATTCGGCAAAAAGAGTCCAATCACACGAATCATTCGCGGGACTCTGAAATTTGCTGACGGAAAAATATTTATGCGCGTCCCTTCAGAGCAGGGCAACGGAATTTTGCGTACTATGTCGGGCTGTAACGTAATGGCAGTGATTCCGGCCGGGAGCGGACAAATTCAGGCGGGCGAAAAGCTGAAAGGATTTCTGATATGA
- a CDS encoding ATP-binding cassette domain-containing protein, with the protein MSLYADIRKKFPGFSLNVSLDVGDESLAVLGASGSGKSLTLSCIAGIVKPDEGKIIIDGVTVFDSAKGVNLPPQRRHTGLMFQDYALFPNMTVEENIRVAGRNRESKIESEELIRRFGLESVRNLLPSQISGGQKQRTALARTLLSRPKILMLDEPFSALDSHLRFQTERELSEVFREFCGTVILVSHSMEESYRLCGKIAVIHGGHVEISGATDDVFSSPKTKHAAILTGCKNISRAKFTDGKIYAYDWDIELQCPDNHGDPKYVGIRSNNIIHGGGVNSFTCRVIQAVENPFSFTVMLLAKVNADPIFWEADKTLWREIESETVRISFPPENLLMLKE; encoded by the coding sequence ATGAGCCTTTATGCTGACATACGCAAGAAATTTCCGGGCTTCAGTCTCAATGTCTCGCTTGATGTCGGTGATGAGAGTCTCGCGGTTCTCGGTGCGTCAGGTTCAGGGAAGAGTCTGACTCTCTCATGTATTGCCGGAATCGTTAAGCCTGATGAGGGAAAAATCATCATTGACGGCGTTACGGTTTTCGACAGCGCAAAGGGGGTAAATCTTCCTCCGCAGAGAAGGCACACGGGCTTGATGTTTCAGGATTACGCATTGTTCCCGAATATGACAGTCGAGGAGAATATCAGAGTCGCAGGAAGAAACCGCGAGTCAAAAATTGAGTCTGAAGAATTAATACGGCGTTTCGGTCTTGAGAGCGTGAGAAATCTATTGCCGTCTCAAATTTCAGGAGGCCAGAAGCAGCGCACAGCATTAGCCCGGACTCTGTTGTCCCGTCCCAAAATCTTAATGCTTGATGAGCCTTTCTCAGCGTTGGACAGCCATTTACGTTTTCAGACTGAGCGCGAACTCTCAGAAGTTTTCCGTGAGTTTTGCGGGACTGTGATTCTTGTGTCTCACAGCATGGAGGAGTCGTACAGGCTCTGCGGAAAAATAGCGGTCATTCACGGGGGGCATGTCGAAATTTCCGGTGCAACGGATGACGTTTTCAGCAGTCCAAAAACGAAACACGCCGCAATCCTCACAGGCTGCAAGAATATATCACGCGCAAAATTCACAGACGGAAAAATTTACGCTTACGACTGGGACATAGAGCTTCAATGCCCGGACAATCACGGCGACCCGAAATATGTCGGAATAAGATCGAACAATATCATTCACGGAGGCGGAGTCAATTCTTTCACGTGCAGAGTCATTCAGGCTGTCGAAAATCCGTTCTCATTTACTGTAATGTTGCTCGCAAAAGTAAACGCAGACCCGATATTTTGGGAAGCGGATAAAACTTTGTGGCGTGAAATTGAGTCTGAGACCGTGAGAATTTCATTTCCGCCCGAAAATTTATTGATGCTGAAGGAGTGA